One window from the genome of Garra rufa chromosome 1, GarRuf1.0, whole genome shotgun sequence encodes:
- the hrob gene encoding homologous recombination OB-fold protein: MTATACNKWKGLFTVGEEFDDEDLLEADWTCPSDHTSSTTPSIVPSSESSHVQQSSVSLENTSGPGSVATLRTPSCGTINALPDLSRPCHQPIPASVSSLRAPVSSLHCFSNPINPSTPASLSVLQRDLPPQDDFDDWDVDLEELDGIPQMVCEPQNNSAAPLNNISPAKRMRPSAEVSSHGRFGATCSASITRPLVNTSFASTIQGPTCPSTPMRGPATPLSRFPRPVTPRPPAVSPQCQRGASTPRTPLQPCGSLFHSVSPATDSSSTFTSRPLNTPVLTNHLVQLVSAANKTPQRPQSRMMPAKARRFPGPAGALPVQISERTLDDIVVSVPQTPAHGAVARPKCEVSSSQVSEEEEFSRGPWAVMKTEIGLDEKNPSCFLHSYSVVMVLRKAALRQLAKNKVPNMAVILKSITHTHADAKAVFRDPTGEMQGTVHRRLVEERLGELKTGAVLLLKQVGVFSPSHRNHYLNVTPNNILRIYPPDGVLHNSQPSHSSLELALHSEPTRPAGGPVSQMELHFDDEDDGENAFEESRAPDGLGSAAVSNELCQAPAVSGPTGDTAWDTDDLDELLGELPVEAFDGLQ, translated from the exons ATGACAGCCACG GCTTGTAATAAATGGAAGGGTTTGTTCACCGTTGGAGAGGAGTTTGATGATGAG GATTTGCTTGAAGCTGATTGGACGTGTCCGTCTGACCACACATCTTCTACCACTCCATCTATAGTACCTTCATCTGAATCCTCACATGTTCAGCAGAGCTCCGTTAGCTTGGAAAATACATCTGGACCTGGTTCTGTTGCGACTCTTCGTACCCCATCATGTGGCACTATCAATGCCCTGCCAGATCTTTCCAGGCCTTGCCATCAGCCAATCCCCGCCTCTGTTTCTTCTCTCCGAGCGCCTGTGTCATCCCTTCACTGTTTCTCTAACCCAATAAACCCTTCTACCCCAGCTTCTCTCAGTGTCCTGCAGAGAGACCTCCCTCCTCAGGATGACTTTGACGACTGGGATGTGGATCTTGAGGAACTGGATGGCATTCCCCAAATGGTTTGTGAGCCACAAAATAATTCAGCTGCACCACTGAACAACATTTCACCTGCTAAACGGATGAGGCCATCAGCAGAAGTGTCCTCCCATGGCAGGTTTGGCGCAACCTGCTCAGCGTCAATTACACGGCCCTTAGTCAACACCTCATTTGCGTCCACCATCCAAGGCCCCACGTGTCCATCTACCCCCATGCGTGGCCCTGCTACACCACTCTCGCGATTCCCCCGACCCGTGACTCCCAGGCCTCCAGCTGTGTCGCCTCAGTGTCAGAGGGGTGCTTCGACACCAAGGACCCCGCTGCAGCCCTGCGGGTCTCTTTTCCACTCTGTCTCTCCTGCTACTGATTCCTCTTCCACATTTACATCTCGTCCTCTTAACACACCTGTCCTGACCAATCATTTAGTCCAGCTGGTGTCTGCAGCCAATAAGACACCTCAGAGACCACAGAGCCGCATGATGCCAGCCAAAGCACGTCGTTTTCCTGGCCCGGCAGGAGCGCTACCAGTGCAG ATCAGTGAACGGACTCTTGATGACATTGTTGTGTCAGTTCCTCAGACGCCTGCACATGGAGCTGTTGCTCGCCCAAAATGTGAG GTTTCCAGCTCTCAGGTGAGTGAGGAAGAGGAGTTCAGCAGGGGTCCGTGGGCAGTGATGAAGACTGAGATTGGATTGGATGAGAAGAACCCTTCTTGCTTTCTGCACTCTTACAGTGTTGTCATGGTACTCCGCAAG GCTGCTCTTAGGCAGCTGGCTAAGAATAAGGTCCCTAATATGGCTGTCATCTTGAAgagtatcacacacacacatgcagatgCAAAGGCCGTCTTCAGAGATCCCACAG GTGAGATGCAGGGCACGGTTCATCGGCGCCTGGTAGAAGAAAGATTGGGAGAGCTCAAGACAGGAGCTGTGTTACTACTCAAACAA GTGGGTGTGTTTTCTCCATCACACCGAAATCACTACCTGAACGTCACACCCAATAACATTCTCAGGATATACCCACCTGATGGGGTCCTCCATAACTCCCAGCCATCCCACTCTTCACTG GAGCTTGCATTGCATAGTGAACCCACAAGGCCTGCAGGGGGCCCGGTGTCTCAGATGGAGCTGCACTTTGATGATGAAGACGACGGAGAAAATGCATTTGAGGAAAGTCGGGCTCCTGATGGTTTAGGCAGTGCAGCTGTCTCTAATGAGCTCTGTCAAGCACCTGCCGTGTCTGGACCAACAGGAGACACAGCATGGGACACAG ATGACCTTGATGAGCTGCTTGGGGAGTTACCAGTGGAGGCATTTGATGGGTTACAATGA
- the rps11 gene encoding LOW QUALITY PROTEIN: small ribosomal subunit protein uS17 (The sequence of the model RefSeq protein was modified relative to this genomic sequence to represent the inferred CDS: inserted 1 base in 1 codon), giving the protein MADIQNERAYQKQPTIFQNKKRVLAVEASGKEKXPRYYRNVGLGFKTPREAIEGTYIDKKCPFTGNVSIRGRILSGVVTKMKMQRTIVIRRDYLHYIRKYNRFEKRHKNMSVHLSPCFRDVTVGDIVTVGECRPLSKTVRFNVLKVTKAAGAKKQFQKF; this is encoded by the exons ATGGCGGACATACAG AACGAGAGGGCTTATCAGAAACAGCCCACCATCTTCCAGAACAAGAAGCGAGTTCTAGCTGTTGAAGCAAGCGGCAAAGAAA CTCCACGTTATTACAGAAACGTTGGCTTGGGCTTCAAAACTCCCAGAGAG GCTATTGAAGGCACTTATATTGATAAGAAATGCCCCTTTACTGGAAACGTGTCCATCAGAGGCCGAATTCTGTCTG GTGTGGTGACCAAGATGAAGATGCAGAGGACCATTGTCATCAGACGGGACTACTTGCATTACATCCGCAAGTACAACCGTTTTGAGAAGAGGCATAAGAACATGTCTGTCCACCTTTCCCCATGCTTCAG GGACGTGACTGTGGGTGACATCGTAACAGTTGGAGAATGCCGACCCCTCAGCAAGACAGTCAGGTTCAACGTCCTGAAGGTCACCAAGGCGGCTGGAGCCAAGAAGCAGTTCCAGAAGTTCTAG